A portion of the Candidatus Coatesbacteria bacterium genome contains these proteins:
- a CDS encoding NAD-dependent epimerase/dehydratase family protein has protein sequence MTPKRKKEKNRVLLCGAGEAGRMIAREILNNPRSQYVCVGFLDDDPDKQGWELEGAPVLGPLIDLPQYVEEYEVDEVLLTIPSASGATIRHLAQLCDRADVPYRVLPSMFDVIHGDAKLTQVRDVRVEDLLRREPIRLDMGAIRHYVTDETVLVTGAGGSIGAELCRQLITFNPARLVLLGHGENPIFEIHNELQRRKPRGNLVGAIVDLRDKRRLARVLEVHRPGVIFHAAAHKHVPLMEDNPCEAFSNNVGSMLALAELAPRHGVERVVVISTDKAVESSNAMGSSKAVCEVIARLADDNSDGCRFISVRFGNVLGSRGSVIGVFQEQIERGGPITVTDPRMERFFMTIPEAVELVLQAAALGEGGEVFVLDMGQPLRIIDLAKMLVELSGYDNGEIPIEITGPRPGEKLQERLFSLSEERLPSPHPQLLIARSNGVHAELWELIEQIYQAAENLETERIVELVARVCPESSWKPGEGAF, from the coding sequence ATGACACCCAAACGCAAAAAAGAAAAAAACCGCGTGCTGCTCTGCGGCGCCGGCGAGGCCGGGCGGATGATCGCCCGCGAGATCCTCAACAACCCCCGCAGCCAGTACGTCTGCGTCGGCTTCCTCGACGACGACCCCGACAAGCAGGGCTGGGAGCTCGAGGGCGCCCCCGTCCTCGGTCCCCTGATCGATCTACCTCAGTACGTCGAGGAGTACGAGGTCGACGAGGTCCTGCTGACCATCCCCTCGGCCTCCGGCGCCACCATCCGCCACCTGGCCCAGCTCTGCGACCGCGCCGACGTACCCTACCGCGTGCTGCCGTCGATGTTCGACGTCATCCACGGCGACGCCAAGCTGACCCAGGTGCGCGACGTGCGCGTCGAGGACCTGCTGCGCCGGGAGCCCATCCGCCTGGATATGGGAGCCATCCGCCACTATGTCACCGACGAGACCGTCCTGGTCACCGGTGCCGGCGGCTCCATCGGCGCCGAACTCTGCCGCCAGTTGATCACTTTCAATCCCGCCAGGCTGGTCCTGCTGGGCCACGGTGAAAACCCGATCTTCGAGATCCATAACGAGCTGCAGCGGCGCAAGCCCCGCGGCAACCTGGTCGGCGCCATCGTCGACCTGCGCGACAAGCGCCGCCTGGCCCGGGTGCTCGAGGTCCACCGCCCCGGCGTCATCTTCCACGCCGCCGCCCACAAGCACGTCCCCCTGATGGAGGACAACCCCTGCGAGGCCTTCAGCAACAACGTCGGCTCGATGCTGGCCCTGGCCGAGCTGGCGCCCCGCCACGGCGTCGAACGCGTCGTCGTCATCTCCACGGACAAGGCCGTCGAATCCAGCAACGCCATGGGGTCCAGCAAGGCCGTTTGCGAGGTCATCGCCCGCCTGGCCGACGACAACAGCGACGGCTGCCGCTTCATCAGCGTACGCTTCGGCAACGTCCTGGGCAGCCGGGGTTCCGTCATCGGCGTCTTCCAGGAACAGATCGAGCGCGGCGGGCCGATCACCGTCACCGACCCGCGGATGGAACGCTTCTTCATGACCATCCCCGAGGCCGTGGAGCTCGTCCTCCAGGCCGCGGCCCTCGGCGAGGGTGGCGAGGTCTTCGTTCTCGATATGGGTCAGCCCCTGCGGATCATCGACCTGGCCAAAATGCTCGTCGAGCTCTCCGGCTACGACAACGGCGAGATTCCCATCGAGATCACCGGTCCCCGCCCCGGCGAGAAACTCCAGGAACGCCTGTTCAGCCTCTCCGAGGAACGCCTGCCCAGCCCGCATCCCCAGTTGCTCATCGCCCGCTCTAACGGCGTCCACGCCGAGCTCTGGGAGCTGATCGAACAGATCTACCAGGCCGCCGAGAACCTGGAGACCGAGCGTATCGTCGAGTTGGTGGCCCGGGTCTGTCCCGAATCGAGCTGGAA
- a CDS encoding type II toxin-antitoxin system PemK/MazF family toxin, with translation MPNLQTIRRGSVWLINLTDAVGHEEDETRPAVIVSTDAFNNGPAGLVVIVPTTRTKRNYPFHHEIRSPEGGLISTSYIMVDQMRIIPKDRLIKVLGSVHPATMSSIEESIKIILEL, from the coding sequence ATGCCTAATCTTCAAACCATTCGACGCGGAAGCGTCTGGTTAATCAACCTCACTGATGCAGTAGGACATGAAGAAGATGAAACTAGACCTGCAGTCATCGTTTCAACAGATGCCTTTAACAATGGGCCTGCGGGTTTGGTAGTAATTGTTCCAACAACTCGCACTAAGCGTAACTATCCCTTCCATCATGAAATCCGTTCGCCTGAAGGCGGGCTGATATCAACAAGTTATATCATGGTCGACCAAATGAGAATAATCCCCAAGGATCGATTAATTAAGGTTTTAGGTAGTGTACATCCTGCGACAATGTCAAGTATAGAGGAGTCGATTAAAATTATATTGGAACTGTAG
- a CDS encoding MBL fold metallo-hydrolase gives MLGTGTPNADPERWGPALAVVVDGTPWIVDCGPGVVRRAVEAGLEPESLSRLLVTHLHSDHTVGLPDLLLSPWVLGRVEPLRIWGPPGTEELARNVQRAYAADVAERCDGLQPTTAGGWRLTVTELPTGGVFYDRDGLRITAFPVDHGSWTAFGYAFTTPRRRVVVSADTAPGEALIEAARGCDVLVHEIYSERGLETRPPDWRAYHRAVHTSTRQLAGIANLVRPGLLVLYHQLFWGVNEEELLGEIREHYDGPVVSGRDLEVFFLS, from the coding sequence CTGCTGGGCACGGGAACGCCCAACGCCGATCCCGAGCGTTGGGGTCCGGCCCTGGCCGTCGTCGTCGACGGGACGCCCTGGATCGTCGACTGCGGTCCCGGGGTGGTGCGCCGGGCGGTGGAGGCCGGGCTGGAGCCGGAGTCCCTCTCCCGCCTCCTCGTCACCCACCTGCACTCCGACCACACCGTCGGCCTGCCCGACCTGCTGCTCTCGCCCTGGGTGCTGGGGCGGGTGGAGCCCTTGCGCATCTGGGGACCGCCGGGGACGGAGGAACTGGCCCGGAACGTCCAGCGGGCCTACGCCGCCGACGTCGCCGAGCGCTGCGACGGACTACAGCCGACGACGGCCGGGGGCTGGCGCCTCACGGTGACCGAGCTGCCGACGGGCGGCGTCTTTTACGACCGCGACGGCCTGCGGATAACGGCCTTCCCCGTCGATCACGGCTCCTGGACCGCCTTCGGCTACGCCTTCACCACCCCCCGGAGGCGGGTCGTCGTCTCCGCCGACACCGCCCCCGGCGAGGCGTTGATCGAGGCCGCCCGGGGTTGCGACGTCCTGGTTCACGAGATCTATTCCGAGCGCGGCCTGGAAACGAGGCCGCCGGACTGGCGGGCCTATCACCGCGCCGTTCACACCTCGACCCGCCAACTGGCCGGGATCGCCAACCTGGTCCGGCCAGGTCTGTTGGTGCTGTACCATCAACTGTTCTGGGGGGTGAACGAGGAGGAGCTGCTGGGGGAGATTCGCGAGCACTACGACGGGCCCGTGGTCAGCGGCCGGGACCTGGAGGTGTTTTTTCTTTCCTGA
- a CDS encoding class II aldolase/adducin family protein has protein sequence MAGAGGGVRLRQTQKPHDSRLFPAGKQGSASGPRSRRCRGRPDGRPAPRDARRPVCYNPPVTGSLEEPLSLADLYKVKQRIIEVGRRMYARGMVAANDGNISVRLGGGLFAVTATGVSKGFLTPDDVVVVDAQGKRIQGAKRATSEVKLHLFAFDKRPDVGACCHAHPPYATAFAVSDRRLPRNLLPEVILTVGGEIPVAPYATPSTQELAASIADHVADAEAFLLANHGALTLGADLQQAYHRLETLEHYARIAWLALTLGEARPLPAGESDRLWCVSRGLDPECRGGDEEA, from the coding sequence ATGGCTGGAGCGGGCGGCGGAGTCCGTCTTCGGCAAACGCAAAAGCCGCATGATAGCAGACTTTTTCCCGCCGGTAAACAAGGGTCGGCGAGCGGCCCCCGATCCCGGCGCTGCCGAGGAAGACCCGACGGAAGGCCGGCGCCCCGGGACGCCCGCCGTCCCGTCTGTTATAATCCACCGGTAACCGGCAGCCTGGAGGAGCCCTTGTCCCTGGCCGACCTGTACAAGGTCAAGCAACGCATCATCGAAGTCGGTCGCAGGATGTACGCCCGGGGGATGGTCGCCGCCAACGACGGCAACATCTCCGTGCGCCTGGGCGGCGGTCTGTTCGCCGTCACCGCCACCGGCGTCAGTAAGGGTTTCCTTACCCCAGATGACGTTGTCGTCGTGGATGCCCAGGGAAAAAGAATCCAGGGCGCCAAGCGGGCCACCAGCGAGGTCAAGCTGCATCTGTTCGCCTTCGACAAGCGGCCCGACGTCGGCGCCTGCTGCCATGCCCACCCGCCCTACGCCACGGCCTTCGCCGTCTCCGACCGCCGACTGCCCCGCAACCTGCTGCCCGAGGTCATCCTGACCGTCGGCGGCGAGATCCCCGTCGCCCCCTACGCCACCCCCTCCACCCAGGAGCTGGCCGCCTCGATCGCCGATCATGTCGCCGACGCCGAGGCCTTCCTGCTCGCCAACCACGGGGCGCTGACCCTGGGCGCCGACCTTCAACAGGCCTACCACCGCCTGGAAACCCTCGAGCACTACGCCCGCATCGCTTGGCTGGCGCTGACCCTGGGCGAAGCCCGGCCCCTGCCCGCCGGAGAATCCGACCGGCTGTGGTGCGTCTCCCGGGGTCTGGACCCGGAATGCCGCGGCGGGGACGAGGAAGCCTAA
- a CDS encoding MATE family efflux transporter — translation MPPTNKPSRELVLDEAHLTKNIFRLALPAIGEMLLRTMVGFVDTIMVGQALGEKGLAAIGLGGGIVWPFFFLASSFGVGSTAVVARMWGARSFAEARGVAGQSVWLAVVIGGFLSAAGAFLLPLVVDLYTDDPLLADSARIYVSTVSFAGLAWVVTMVNNSVMRGVGDNVRPLIITGVTNVLNITLNYLLIYGPGPFPELGIRGAALASAISLAVSGVLSLVIVYGGHSKVKIKLRDSLRPVWKTIRRIFHVGTPAMVEQAVFRFGHLLTTWLITSLGSVALACHKVGVHVESISFMPGWGLAIASTTLVGQYLGAEKPELAEKAGFRAAFYAALLMGSMGVIFGIFAGDLVGLFVREGSGASNLLVHEIGTLLITIAAVEQPALAILMTLTGGLRGAGDTRWTLALSIIGLWALRIPAAFLSIKVFDWGIIGFWSLASAVFFIRAGLAYWRFSSGKWKQLKV, via the coding sequence ATGCCGCCGACCAACAAGCCCAGCCGGGAACTCGTCCTCGACGAGGCCCACCTGACGAAGAACATCTTCCGCCTGGCCCTGCCGGCCATCGGCGAGATGCTGCTGCGCACCATGGTCGGCTTCGTCGACACGATCATGGTCGGCCAGGCTTTGGGCGAGAAGGGCCTGGCGGCCATCGGCCTCGGCGGCGGCATCGTCTGGCCCTTCTTCTTCCTGGCCTCGAGCTTCGGTGTGGGCTCGACGGCGGTGGTGGCCCGGATGTGGGGGGCGCGCAGCTTCGCGGAGGCCCGCGGCGTCGCCGGGCAGTCGGTCTGGCTGGCCGTGGTCATCGGCGGCTTCCTCTCGGCGGCCGGGGCCTTCCTGCTGCCCCTGGTGGTCGACCTCTACACCGACGATCCCCTGCTGGCCGATTCAGCGCGGATCTATGTCAGCACGGTCTCCTTCGCCGGGCTGGCCTGGGTGGTGACGATGGTCAACAACTCGGTGATGCGCGGCGTGGGCGACAACGTCCGCCCGCTGATCATCACCGGGGTCACCAACGTCCTCAACATCACCCTCAACTACCTGCTGATCTACGGTCCCGGGCCCTTCCCCGAGCTGGGTATCCGCGGGGCCGCCCTGGCCAGCGCCATCTCTTTGGCCGTTTCCGGGGTGCTCAGCCTGGTGATCGTTTACGGCGGCCACAGCAAGGTCAAGATCAAGCTGCGCGATTCCCTGCGGCCGGTGTGGAAGACGATCCGGCGCATCTTCCACGTCGGCACGCCGGCGATGGTCGAGCAGGCCGTCTTCCGCTTCGGCCACCTGCTGACCACCTGGCTGATCACCAGCCTGGGCTCGGTGGCCCTGGCCTGCCACAAGGTCGGCGTCCACGTGGAGAGCATCTCCTTCATGCCGGGCTGGGGGCTGGCCATCGCCTCGACGACCCTGGTCGGCCAGTACCTGGGGGCGGAAAAACCCGAGCTGGCCGAGAAGGCGGGCTTCCGGGCCGCCTTCTACGCCGCGCTGCTGATGGGCTCGATGGGAGTGATCTTCGGCATCTTCGCCGGGGACCTGGTGGGCCTGTTCGTGCGCGAGGGTTCCGGAGCCTCCAACCTGCTGGTCCACGAGATCGGCACCCTGCTGATCACCATCGCCGCCGTCGAGCAGCCCGCTCTGGCGATCCTGATGACCCTGACCGGCGGTCTGCGCGGCGCCGGGGACACGCGCTGGACCCTGGCGCTGTCGATCATCGGCCTGTGGGCCCTGCGCATTCCGGCGGCCTTCCTTTCCATCAAGGTCTTCGACTGGGGGATCATCGGCTTCTGGTCTCTGGCCTCGGCGGTGTTTTTCATCCGCGCCGGCCTGGCCTACTGGCGTTTCTCCAGCGGCAAGTGGAAACAGCTCAAGGTCTGA
- a CDS encoding MiaB/RimO family radical SAM methylthiotransferase: MTNAENPHGDDRRPRVAAASLGCKLNTCEAEATRAAFERAGCRIVPFGEPAEIYIVHTCTVTGRADYRSRNLLRRAARAVTPGGRVVACGCYAVTDPAELARIEGVTDVVAGPAPELVERFGPAAAPAPDWPLLPRGFSRLTRAFLKVQDGCDGACSYCKVRLARGRARSRPAAGARRALELLVAAGHREVALTGVHLGAWGREFGAGLPELLRVLLPTPGLDRLRLSSIEPLELTTELLELLAAEERLAPHLHVPLQSGSDGILRAMNRGYGVEEALERIAAARERVPNLGLGLDVIVGFPGETAEDFAATRDAVEASGAAYLHVFSYSPRPGTPAAELPDQVDEEVKSARSRELRRLSVALARRFGAQRLGRELEVLVERRPGRAGRRAGVSGEYLRCELLDPSGDDTADLGGRLVRAEALELLGPPPDSAAAGPATLLCRRRRPPARSGS, from the coding sequence ATGACCAACGCAGAAAACCCGCACGGCGACGACCGGCGGCCCCGCGTCGCCGCCGCCTCCTTGGGTTGCAAGCTCAACACCTGCGAGGCCGAGGCCACCCGGGCGGCCTTCGAGCGGGCCGGTTGCCGGATCGTGCCCTTCGGCGAACCGGCCGAGATCTACATCGTCCACACCTGCACGGTGACCGGCCGGGCCGATTACCGCTCGCGCAACCTGCTGCGCCGGGCCGCCCGGGCGGTGACGCCGGGAGGACGGGTCGTCGCCTGCGGCTGCTACGCGGTCACCGATCCCGCTGAACTGGCGCGGATCGAGGGCGTGACCGACGTCGTCGCCGGCCCGGCACCGGAACTGGTCGAGCGTTTCGGTCCGGCCGCCGCGCCCGCTCCGGACTGGCCGTTGCTGCCCCGGGGTTTCAGCCGGTTGACCCGGGCCTTCCTCAAGGTTCAGGACGGCTGCGACGGCGCCTGCAGCTACTGCAAGGTCCGCCTGGCCCGGGGGCGGGCGCGCAGCCGTCCGGCCGCCGGGGCCCGCCGGGCCCTGGAGCTGCTCGTCGCCGCCGGGCACCGCGAGGTGGCCCTGACCGGCGTCCACCTGGGCGCCTGGGGCCGGGAGTTCGGCGCCGGGCTGCCCGAGCTGCTGCGGGTTTTGCTGCCGACGCCGGGGCTGGACCGCCTGCGGCTGAGCTCCATCGAGCCCCTGGAGCTGACCACGGAGCTGCTCGAGCTGCTGGCCGCCGAAGAACGCTTGGCCCCCCACCTCCACGTTCCCCTGCAGTCGGGCTCCGATGGAATCCTGCGGGCGATGAACCGGGGCTACGGCGTCGAGGAAGCCCTGGAGCGCATCGCCGCCGCCCGGGAGCGCGTTCCCAACCTCGGGCTGGGCCTCGACGTCATCGTCGGTTTCCCCGGCGAGACCGCGGAGGACTTCGCCGCCACCCGGGACGCCGTCGAGGCCTCCGGCGCCGCCTACCTGCACGTCTTCAGCTACTCCCCCCGCCCCGGCACCCCGGCCGCCGAGCTGCCCGACCAGGTCGACGAGGAGGTCAAGAGCGCCCGCTCCAGGGAGCTGCGGCGGCTGTCCGTCGCCCTGGCCCGGCGCTTCGGCGCGCAACGCCTGGGGCGGGAGCTCGAGGTCCTGGTCGAGCGGCGGCCCGGTCGCGCGGGTCGCCGCGCCGGCGTCAGCGGCGAGTACCTGCGCTGCGAGCTGCTCGATCCATCCGGCGACGATACGGCGGACCTCGGCGGGCGGCTGGTCCGCGCCGAGGCCCTCGAGCTCCTCGGTCCGCCGCCGGATTCCGCCGCCGCCGGACCGGCGACCCTGCTCTGCCGCCGCCGGAGACCGCCCGCTCGTTCCGGTTCGTGA
- a CDS encoding DUF1009 domain-containing protein, translating into MAPLAYNQGATSEESALAYRPGEELAVIAGAGRLPVLAARSHAAGGGRVFVVALEEEPVAELVAVADDIVRHAPGEVGRILRRLRRRGIRQLLFVGKVFKGKLFRGLRLDLTALKLWVTTSRRSDRGIMDRLCELAADSGLEVVSQLEVLGDLLVGEGLLTRREPNTEETADAELGLRIAAASSRLGIGQSVVVRGGVVVAVEALEGTDACLARAGELARGGGKLFRGGLVLTKVAGDGHDPRFDVPTVGCRTLENAAAAGVTCLALESGMTLIADELDVFTARADELGLSVLGLPAPRSAPTDA; encoded by the coding sequence GTGGCGCCGCTGGCCTATAATCAAGGGGCAACCTCAGAGGAGAGCGCTTTGGCCTATCGACCCGGAGAGGAGCTGGCCGTCATCGCCGGCGCCGGACGCCTGCCCGTCTTGGCGGCGCGCAGTCACGCCGCCGGCGGCGGCAGGGTCTTCGTCGTCGCCCTGGAGGAAGAACCCGTAGCAGAACTGGTCGCCGTCGCCGACGACATCGTCCGTCACGCCCCCGGCGAGGTCGGCCGCATCCTGCGTCGACTGCGGCGGCGGGGCATCCGGCAGCTCCTCTTCGTCGGCAAGGTCTTCAAGGGCAAACTCTTCCGCGGGCTGCGGCTGGACCTGACCGCCCTGAAGCTCTGGGTGACCACCAGCCGCCGCAGCGACCGGGGGATTATGGATCGGCTCTGCGAGCTGGCCGCCGACAGCGGCCTCGAGGTCGTCAGCCAGCTCGAGGTCCTCGGCGATCTCCTCGTCGGCGAGGGACTGCTGACCAGGCGCGAACCCAATACCGAAGAAACCGCCGACGCCGAGCTGGGACTGCGCATCGCCGCCGCCTCCAGCCGGCTGGGTATCGGCCAGAGCGTGGTGGTGCGCGGCGGCGTCGTCGTCGCCGTCGAAGCCCTCGAGGGCACCGACGCTTGCCTGGCCCGGGCCGGGGAGCTGGCCCGCGGCGGCGGCAAGCTGTTCCGCGGCGGTCTGGTGCTGACCAAGGTCGCCGGCGACGGCCACGATCCGCGCTTCGACGTTCCCACCGTCGGCTGCCGCACCCTGGAGAACGCCGCCGCCGCAGGAGTCACCTGCCTGGCCCTGGAGAGCGGAATGACCCTGATCGCCGACGAGCTCGACGTGTTCACCGCCCGGGCCGACGAGCTGGGACTCAGCGTTCTGGGGCTCCCCGCCCCGCGGTCCGCCCCGACGGATGCGTAA
- a CDS encoding peptidoglycan DD-metalloendopeptidase family protein — protein MKSKILYEIHVVPRSTGKPRLYNLTRFRLGLFIALGVVILGLIIFLAFSKGADAMKLAELASLREENERLVEELELVEELERQLSAAEDLEERLRVMLGEEIAAEQRTESSEFLSAAVPYTPGEEPEAAELDGPLSPTTEVETSGRAGELQEHIAAMASTRNLSTPRGRPLGGWITRGFVPAGPEKHLGIDIAADEGRTVVSTAPGVVVFAGGDPYYGNKVVINHGSGYSTIYGHLSKIYIEVGQRVTTGERIALSGNTGSSTSPHLHYEIRRDDVPLDPLPFMGER, from the coding sequence TTGAAATCAAAGATACTCTACGAGATCCACGTCGTACCGCGTTCGACGGGGAAACCGCGGCTCTACAACCTGACCCGCTTTCGCCTGGGCCTGTTCATCGCCCTGGGCGTCGTCATCCTCGGCCTGATTATCTTCCTGGCCTTCTCCAAGGGCGCCGACGCGATGAAGCTGGCCGAGCTGGCCAGCCTGCGCGAGGAGAACGAGCGCCTCGTCGAGGAGCTCGAGCTGGTCGAGGAGCTGGAGCGCCAGCTCTCCGCCGCCGAGGATCTCGAGGAACGCCTACGGGTGATGCTGGGCGAGGAGATCGCCGCCGAGCAGCGTACCGAGAGTTCGGAGTTTCTCTCCGCCGCCGTGCCCTACACCCCCGGCGAGGAGCCCGAGGCCGCCGAGCTCGACGGCCCCCTCTCGCCGACGACGGAAGTCGAAACCAGCGGGCGCGCCGGCGAGCTGCAGGAACACATCGCCGCCATGGCCTCGACGCGCAACCTGAGCACCCCGCGGGGCCGACCCCTGGGCGGCTGGATCACCCGGGGCTTCGTCCCCGCCGGGCCGGAGAAGCATCTGGGCATCGACATCGCCGCCGACGAAGGCCGAACCGTCGTTTCGACGGCACCCGGCGTGGTCGTTTTCGCCGGTGGGGACCCCTACTACGGCAACAAGGTCGTCATCAACCACGGCTCCGGTTACTCGACCATCTACGGCCACCTGAGCAAGATCTACATCGAGGTCGGCCAGCGGGTGACCACCGGCGAGCGCATCGCCCTGTCCGGAAACACCGGCTCCAGCACCAGCCCCCACCTGCACTATGAGATCCGGCGCGACGACGTGCCCCTCGACCCCCTGCCCTTCATGGGCGAGCGCTGA
- a CDS encoding ParB/RepB/Spo0J family partition protein produces MSKRRKPGLARGLDDLLGGAGTAPEAAPEPAERELPLTALEPNPFQPRREFEETALETLAASIRRQGLLQPIVVRPKPGVAGAWQIIAGERRFRAAERAGLERVPVIVREVDDADALLLALLENLQREDLGPLELAGGLQRLIDDFALTQKELGRVLGLSRSRVANSLRLLRLPQAVRELLTAGRLSEAHGRTLAAIEDAELATALARLAVDKELTVRELERLVAAEREASSPESAGKTDSREQASADPDLRLYEDDLQRRLGTKVSIRRRSSGRGRIVIEFYSADELAGLYERLSGERPGR; encoded by the coding sequence ATGAGCAAACGGCGCAAGCCCGGACTGGCCCGCGGCCTCGACGACCTCCTCGGCGGGGCCGGCACCGCACCCGAGGCCGCTCCCGAGCCCGCCGAGCGCGAGCTGCCCCTGACGGCCCTGGAACCCAACCCCTTCCAGCCCCGTAGGGAGTTCGAGGAAACGGCCCTGGAAACACTGGCCGCCTCGATCCGCCGGCAGGGGCTCCTTCAGCCGATCGTCGTCCGGCCCAAGCCCGGCGTCGCCGGGGCCTGGCAGATCATCGCCGGGGAACGCCGCTTCCGCGCCGCCGAACGGGCCGGTCTGGAGCGCGTCCCCGTCATCGTTCGCGAGGTCGACGATGCCGACGCCCTGCTGCTGGCCCTGCTGGAGAACCTCCAGCGCGAGGACCTGGGGCCCCTCGAACTCGCCGGTGGGCTGCAGCGGTTGATCGACGATTTCGCCCTGACCCAGAAGGAGCTGGGCCGGGTCCTGGGGCTCTCCCGCTCCCGGGTGGCCAACAGCCTGCGCCTGCTCAGGCTTCCGCAAGCCGTGCGCGAGCTGCTGACCGCCGGACGGCTCTCCGAGGCCCACGGCCGCACCCTGGCCGCGATCGAGGACGCCGAGCTGGCCACGGCCCTGGCCCGGCTGGCCGTCGACAAGGAACTGACCGTGCGTGAGTTGGAGCGCCTCGTCGCCGCCGAGCGTGAGGCCTCCTCCCCGGAAAGCGCCGGCAAAACGGACTCCCGGGAGCAGGCTTCCGCCGATCCGGACCTGCGGCTTTACGAGGACGACCTCCAGCGCCGTCTGGGCACCAAGGTCAGTATCCGCCGCCGCTCCTCGGGCCGCGGTCGGATCGTGATTGAATTCTACTCCGCCGATGAACTGGCCGGGCTCTATGAACGCCTGAGCGGCGAGCGACCCGGCCGGTAA
- a CDS encoding AAA family ATPase — MTRRIAIANQKGGVGKTTTAVNLGASLAAAGRRTLIVDVDPQGNAGSGLGVYGDNGQPSLHDVLLGEAELDAACRPTASEGLMLVPSVPEMVSLERDLLSAANAPTRLRRAVDALDGFDYVLFDCPPSLGLLTVNALLAADGILIPVQAEYYALEGLTQLLRAVEYVRERLEHPLEIEGVLLTMYDSRTRLAEDVEQQVRKHFGSRVFRTVIPRNVRLSEAPSHGMPVIEYALTSRGAQSYLAVAREILLGRD, encoded by the coding sequence ATGACCCGACGCATCGCCATCGCCAACCAGAAGGGCGGGGTGGGCAAAACCACCACCGCCGTCAATCTGGGCGCCTCCCTGGCCGCCGCCGGTCGCCGGACCCTGATCGTCGACGTCGATCCCCAGGGCAACGCCGGCTCGGGCCTCGGGGTCTACGGCGACAACGGGCAGCCCTCCCTGCACGACGTGCTGTTGGGTGAGGCCGAGCTCGATGCGGCCTGCCGCCCCACCGCCTCCGAGGGGCTGATGCTGGTCCCCAGCGTCCCGGAGATGGTTTCCCTGGAGCGCGACCTGTTGAGCGCGGCCAACGCGCCAACCCGGCTGCGACGGGCCGTCGACGCCCTGGACGGCTTCGACTACGTCCTCTTCGACTGTCCGCCCTCTCTGGGGCTACTGACGGTCAACGCCCTGCTGGCCGCCGACGGTATCCTGATTCCCGTTCAGGCCGAGTACTACGCCCTCGAGGGGCTGACCCAGTTGCTGCGCGCCGTCGAGTACGTCCGCGAACGACTGGAGCATCCCCTGGAGATCGAGGGCGTGCTGCTGACGATGTACGATTCGCGGACCCGCTTGGCCGAGGACGTGGAGCAGCAGGTGCGCAAGCATTTCGGCTCCCGGGTCTTCCGCACCGTCATTCCGCGCAACGTCCGTCTCTCCGAGGCGCCCAGCCACGGCATGCCGGTGATCGAGTACGCCCTGACCAGCCGGGGGGCCCAGAGCTATCTGGCCGTGGCCCGGGAGATTCTCCTTGGACGGGACTAG
- a CDS encoding 2-hydroxyglutaryl-CoA dehydratase, whose protein sequence is MRSSLFYGLDLGSTTTELVVVDESGATVEAQAAPTGVDGPASSSSLRSRLPAECDPAFTVATGYGRRAVEADRALTEITCLALGAVAQAPAAAGVLDVGGQDAKFVWLSPAGRPAGFALNDRCAAGTGRFLELVARLCAVPLEEWGALEPAVGEVQLSATCGVFAESEIVAALARGTVPGELVAAAARSIARRLVGLVAAAGRPRREPAAGIALAGGVADNPLVVACLQKEFARRGLTLRPLARPAFTVALGAALAARRLARRSAAPQGG, encoded by the coding sequence ATGCGCAGCAGCCTGTTTTACGGTCTGGACCTCGGCTCGACGACCACGGAGCTAGTCGTCGTCGATGAAAGCGGTGCGACGGTGGAAGCGCAGGCCGCCCCGACGGGGGTCGACGGACCGGCGTCGTCGTCGTCCCTGCGTTCCCGGCTGCCCGCGGAGTGCGATCCCGCCTTCACCGTGGCCACGGGCTACGGCCGTCGCGCCGTCGAGGCCGACCGCGCCCTGACCGAGATCACCTGCCTGGCCCTGGGCGCCGTTGCTCAGGCCCCGGCGGCGGCCGGCGTCCTCGACGTCGGCGGCCAGGACGCCAAGTTCGTCTGGCTGAGCCCGGCGGGGCGCCCGGCGGGATTCGCCCTCAACGACCGCTGCGCCGCCGGTACGGGTCGCTTTCTGGAACTCGTCGCCCGGCTCTGCGCGGTGCCGTTGGAGGAGTGGGGGGCGCTGGAACCCGCCGTCGGCGAGGTGCAGTTGTCGGCGACCTGCGGCGTGTTCGCCGAGAGCGAGATCGTCGCCGCCCTGGCCCGGGGGACGGTCCCCGGGGAGCTCGTCGCCGCGGCGGCCCGTTCGATCGCCCGGCGCCTGGTGGGCCTGGTCGCCGCCGCCGGTCGACCCCGGCGCGAGCCCGCCGCCGGGATCGCCCTCGCCGGCGGGGTGGCCGACAACCCCCTGGTCGTCGCCTGTCTGCAGAAGGAGTTCGCCCGCCGGGGGCTGACGTTGAGACCCCTGGCCCGACCGGCGTTCACCGTCGCCCTGGGCGCCGCCTTGGCGGCCCGCCGCCTGGCCCGACGTTCCGCAGCACCCCAAGGAGGTTAG